The genomic stretch CACGAGGAGAAAGCGATCGCCATCAGCCGTCGCCTCTGCAACACCGTCGAGGAGTCCGACGAGCAGATCCAGGAGATCCGCGACCAGCTCGCCGCCGCCGGGTCGCAGGCCACCTTGAGCCAGTTCTTCACGCGCCGCTACTTCAAGGTCATCGCCTTGGCGTTCTTCATCGCCATGTTCAACCAGCTCTCCGGCATCAACGCGATCCTGTACTACGCCCCCGAGGTCATGAAACAAGCGGGCGCCGACGACAACGCGGCCCTGCTCATGTCCGTCGGCGTCGGCCTGATGAACCTGGTCGCGACAATGGCCGCTTTGACCGTCATCGACCGCATCGGTCGTCGTTCCCTCATGATCGCCGGCTCCATCGGCTACCTGGTCTCGATGGGTTTCCTGACCGCTGTCATGTTCATGTTCCAAGGTCACTTCAACTCGACCTCGTCGACACTGGTGCTGATCGGCCTCCTGGTGTTCATAGCGGCGCATGCCTTCGGTCAAGGGTCGGTGATCTGGGTGTTCATCTCCGAGATCTTCCCGACGCGCGTGCGCGGCCTCGGTCAGTCCCTCGGTTCGCTGACCCACTGGATGTTCGCCGCGATCACGACCTACGCGTTCCCGCCGATCATCGGTGCTTGGGGTGGCGGCTGGGCGTTCTCCATCTTCCTGGTCTGCATGTTCGGTCAACTCGTCTGGGTGCTGACTAAGATGCCGGAAACCAAGGGCATCCCACTCGAGGAGATGGAA from Arachnia propionica encodes the following:
- a CDS encoding sugar porter family MFS transporter, producing the protein MSNSAQASAKASSLVIRSAIVAAVGGLIFGFDTAVISGANAALKVQFNLDDGGLGATVAIATVGTIIGALLGGRSADHFGRRKLLFFIGILYVLGALGTALAPSHLVLMIFRFVGGVGVGLSSVCAPIYTAEIAPARVRGRLVGLVQFNIVLGILVAYLSNYIVAQIVHDPQIAWRWMLGVMVVPSVLFLVFLIAVPETPRWLMAKGHEEKAIAISRRLCNTVEESDEQIQEIRDQLAAAGSQATLSQFFTRRYFKVIALAFFIAMFNQLSGINAILYYAPEVMKQAGADDNAALLMSVGVGLMNLVATMAALTVIDRIGRRSLMIAGSIGYLVSMGFLTAVMFMFQGHFNSTSSTLVLIGLLVFIAAHAFGQGSVIWVFISEIFPTRVRGLGQSLGSLTHWMFAAITTYAFPPIIGAWGGGWAFSIFLVCMFGQLVWVLTKMPETKGIPLEEMEDKLGLNK